The DNA window GTACTGGCCGATTAGTAACCCCGCCCTGTAATTGTCGCTGGCGAAAAGCGCGTCGGTGGCGGTCACCGGGTCGGTGGGACTGTCGAGCGCGATCACGAGCACGCCTTTGGAGCGCGCCTTTCTGATCGCGGGCACAATGGCCTTGGAGTCGCTCACTGTGATGAGAATGACCTTCGCGCCGGCCGCGATCATGTTCTCCATCGCAGTGACCTGCGCAGCGTTGTCGCCGTCGTGCTTGCCTGCGCCGGACAACAGTCGCACACCATTCGATTTCGCGGCGGCCTGCGCGCCTTCCTTCATCTTCACGAAAAACGGGTTGGTATCTGTCTTCGTGATGAGACCGATCACTGGCGCCGTGCCCTGAGCGATAGCCACGCCGGCGGTGATCGGCGCGAACAGTACGGCGATAAGCGCGGCACGGTGCAATCGCATCGGACTCACCCCTATGCGTGCGACGTCCAGGAGAGCTCGCGCGGCTTGTGCGGAAGGCACGGGTCGAACCGTCCGGGCGACTCGGCATACCGTTGCGCCTTCGTATAGCCGATCTCCGAGGTGAAGTAGCCGAGCAGCGCGAGCTCCTTCATCATGCGGAAGTAGTGGCTCGGATCGCCCAGCCGCCGGATATCCCGGACCCCACGACAATTGCATCGTACGCTGACGATTGCACTATTCCTCCGTGATCGTGTGACGCTGGTGGGCCTGACGAATGCCACTCCCGGAGCGGCAGGGCGATGGGACGGCGCGTATCCAATATGCCGTCGAATCCGCGCGATGGCGACGAGCGACCCGTCGCTGAGTTCTTACAGAGGAACATTCAGGGAGCCAGATTCAGCCCTCGTGAAAATCGCAAGGTATGCGCTGCTCGCCACGATTCTCGGATGCGGCGACCGGAGCGCGACAATCTGGGCTCGAGGCGAATCGGGCTTTACGCCCTCAGGAACGATTCGCCTCGAGCCGGTTGGCAGTGGTCTCAGGCGGCCAGTTTACGTGACGGCACCGATGGGCGACGCACGGTTGTTCGTTGTGGAGCAGGCGGGCGTCATTCGCGTGGTGAAGGACGGCGCGGTGCTGCCTCGGCCTTTCCTCGACATCGTGTCGCTCGTGCACAGCGATGCAGAGCAGGGCCTGCTCAGCATGGCGTTCCATCCCGATTTCAATTCCAACGGATACTTCTTCGTCTACTTTCTCGATCGTACCCGCCATATCCGCATCGAGCGCTTTCGCGTAAGTCCGGATCCCGATGTGGCCGATGCTGAGAGCAGGAGAACGCTCCTCTCGATCGACAAACCCGGATGGGAGCACAACGGCGGGCTGGTGAAGTTTGGTTCTGATGGCATGCTCTACATCGGAACCGGAGACGGTGGAAACACGAGAAAGCTTTCGCGCAACGCGCAGGATCCGCGATCCCTGCTCGGAAAAATTCTCAGGCTCGACGTCGACGATGAAGCGGGCTACACAATCCCGGCCGGGAACGCGTTCCGTACGCCTGAAGGCGGGCGCCCGGAGATCTGGGCGAGAGGACTTCGTAATCCGTGGCGCTTCGCCTTCGACAGCGCGACCGGCGCGGCGTACGTCGCCGACGTCGGCCAGTATCACCGCGAGGAAGTGAACGTCATCGCGTCCGATCGCGGCGGCGCCAACTTCGGCTGGAATATGATGGAGGCCGGGGCATGTTACGAAGCCTTCGGCAAAGCGCGGGTCGGCACGATGTACTGGAAGCTCACGCGCGTTTTCGGGCGTATTCCGCTTTGCGGGACGAGTGGCCTCGTTTTGCCGGCGGTGGAGTACGCTCACTCGGTGAAAGGCTGCGCAGTGATAGGAGGCGCGGTTTACCGCGGTCGTCGCGTTCCGGTATTAGCCGGGCACTACATGTTCTCCGACTTCTGCGGCCAATGGTTGCGCACGTTCAGGTACGCGAACGGCAGCGCCGGTGAGAAACGCGAGTGGAAGGTGGGGGATATCGGCCAGGTCGTGTCGTTCGGCGAGGACGGAGCCGGCGAGATGTACATCATTGCCGACAAAGGCGTATTCCGGATCACAGGGCTGGCGAAATAGATGAACCGTCGTCACGGCCATGAAGCCAGCCACTCGAAACCGAACTTGAAAGGCCGCGACGACTTCGCGACGTCTGACGCGCGAAGCTACAACGCTTTGCTCGTTGCACTCGTTGCCCTTGCGCTCGCGTTGCGTCTGCCCGGCTTCAACGAAAGCCTCTGGTACGACGAGCTGTGGTCCACGCGAGTGATCCTCAGCAGCGTGGAAGCACTGATGCGCGTGATCGGCACGGACCCCCATCCGCCCTTCTACCCGGTCATCATGTTCATCTGGATCCGGATCTTCGGTGATTCGGAAATCTCGGTGCGGATGCTTCCCCTCATGTGCGGGCTGCTGACGATAGTTCTCACGGCGCGGCTCGCAGCTGCCTACAGCGGACCGCGCGCCGCTCCAGTGGCTGCTCTCATCATGGCGATATCGCCGGCACACATCTGGTATTCGCAGGAGGCACGGCAATACTCGTTGCTCCTGCTGCTACTCACATCCTGCACGTGGGCATTTCACAAGATCCGGCAGTCGCACGCGAGACGGTGGTATGCCGCCTACGCGATACTCGCACTGTGCCTGGTCCTGACACACTACTTCGCCATCGCGTACGTCTTCGCATTCACACTCCTGGCATTGCCAGACCGCCGGGCTCGGACTCGCATGCTCGGTATTGTCGGAGCGATCGCGTGTGTGCTAGCCACTTATCTCGCGGTACGATGGCGCTTCGCGGCTCTCCAGGCGCAGCTCGGGCATCTTCGCGGATTTGGAATCGCTGAGCTCTGGAAGCTGATGTTCGAGTGGTACGTAACGGGCGGCGCACTGGGGCGACCGGAGCATCGCGTGTTCCCGGTACAACTCGGTGTACTGGTGGTGCAGCTCGTGCTTCTCGCGCTGGTCGTTCGAGGTCTCAACCGCGCCGAGGTAGCGCCCGTTCCGACTGCGTCTCCCGAACCCCGCTGGGATCGGCTGGCGCGCCGGTGGGAGCTCACACTGCTGCTCATGGTCCTCCCCGTCGCACTGCTCACGCTCGGGCTGCTCGGAGCGAAGCGGTTCTACATCGAGAGGAGTGCAATTTCCGGGTTGCCTTTCTTTGCCATCGCGCTGGGCATCGGTGCGACATCATTTCGCTCGGCCCGATGGCGTGCACTGAGCGTGGGACTCATCGCAGGTTTCGGCATAGTCGTACTCGCCAACTACTACGCCAAGGCCGATAGGGCGACCGTCGGGCTGGCGCATCCCGACTGGCGCGCGGCAGCGCAATGGATACGGCGCCAGAAGTCGCCCTCGCAAAGGCCCGTGGTTGTGATCTCGATACGGCCGGCTGTCGAGCTCCTTTACTACGACAGCGGATTCGGCTTGGCCGAGCGGGGCCAGCTGGGCGGCGCCTCGGCTCCGCCGGCGGATGAACGGGAAGCCCGCAGTATTCGAGGGCGATTAAAGCGAAGGTTCCCAATCACAGTTGATTCCCTGCGCGGCACGAGGGGCCGCATTTACCACCTGCCGGCGCCCGACGTCTCACGGATCAAATCCATCCTCGATCGCGAGGAGGCATCTGAGTTCTTTGTCGTAACCAACCGGTTCATCACTGAGAGAGATCGCCTCAGGGATGCGATCGCGGCGGACCAGTCTTTCAACGTCGAGGCCATCTTCGAGCCCAGGGGGCTCCGATTACTGCGAGTGCGGGAAATCGCAGCCGCGCCTCAGCCTGAGCCATTCACGAATTCCAGGAGCGAGCCTTCAGGATAGGAGACGAGAACGACAATGCCGGGAATAGAGGACAGACGAGCCGTCGGATTTCCAGCGCGTTGGTCCACAACGAGCAAGTCTCGATGCGTGCTGTTTGAGGGAGGGGAATGGACGCAGTCACGGTGCCGCGGGATTCGCTCACTTCGCTAGGGGGCCGTGTGTCTCGATCGGTCCATCCGCGGAGAGGTCGTCAAGCGTCACGGGCCTGAACATCAAATCGATCGCAAGCCATATTGTCTTTGAGAACGGATAGCAGATTATCACTCCCGCGGAGAGAACCACCACGCCGCCCCATTGAATCAAGTCCCACGGCGGATCCGGCCATGTCATCAGGAGAATTGCGACGAACCCAACGGCGAAAAACGTCTCGACGAAGATGAGCGCAACCATGTACGCGCCGAGGTAGTAGTCGCCTTCGCCTCGCTCGAGCCACAAGCCGCACTCGGGACATCGCTGACGCAGCTTCCCAAAGGAAGCAAATAAGTTTTTCGCGCCGCAGTTCGGGCAACGAAGCCGAAGCGCGCGGCCAAGCAATCGCGTCACTCTTCGAAGGGTGAGCCCCGATTCTCCGAGCGTCTCGGGCATTATTTCTCCCTCAGGCGATGGAGAATAAGTATGGCACGGCGCAAGCCGACAGAGCTGCGACCGAGAAAACCCCAGATCCGAAATATGTGACTTTCCAGGTTCACCCTGGAGCGCCGAGCTAAGTTTTGCGAATGGAGCCGGATACTCACCCCAGCAGATGGCGCCTGCTTGCCCTGCTCTCGACGGCTGAGCTGCTCGGCATGTCGCTGTGGTTTGCGGCAAGCGCCGTATCGCCACAGCTAAGCGCTCTCTGGAATCTGGATGCCGAGCAGGCGGGGTGGCTGACAACAATCGTGCAGTTCGGGTTTGTGACAGGCACCGCGCTCACCGCCGCGCTCAATCTTGCCGACATCCTGCCGTCGCGCCTCCTCTTCGCTTCGGCTGCGCTGGCCGGAGCCATTGCAAATGCGGCCGTGCTCGCGGCCGGGGGCTTTCGCTCAGCGCTCGTTCTGAGATTTCTCACCGGTGTTTTTCTCGCCGGCGTTTATCCGCCCGCCATGAAGATGATCGCCACATGGTTCAAGGCGCAGCGAGGACTGGCGATCGGCACAGTCGTGGGCGCTCTGACCATCGGTAAGGCGACTCCATACCTGGTGCATGCGATACCAGGCGTCGGAGTGCGTCCCGTCGTTCTCACTGCGTCAGCCGGTGCAGTCATCGCAGCACTTCTCGTCGCTTTTTGGTATCGCGAAGGGCCGTACCCGTTTGCGGCTCGTCCTTTTTCGTGGTCGCTTGTCGCGCAAGTCGTCAGGGTTCGCGAGTGGCGTCTCGCCACCGGGGGCTACCTGGGCCACATGTTCGAGCTATACGCGTTCTGGACATGGATTCCGGCGTTTCTTGCGGCGAGCGCGGCCGCAATGGTCGCGGAGAGTCGGCCCGGCAGTGAGGCGGTCTCATTGATCGCGTTCGGAGCAATCGCGGTAGGCGGCGCTGGCTGCGTGTGGGGCGGATTGGTCGCGGATCGAATCGGACGCGAGCGGCTGGTTACAATCGCTCTCGCGGCCAGTGGAACATGCTGTCTTCTCGTCGGGTTTCTTTTTGGCGCATCGATGTGGGTGCTGGCCCCGCTTGCCCTTGTATGGGGCTTTTTTGTAGTCGCGGACAGCGCACAGTTCAGCGCTCTCGTCACCGAATCGGTCCCGCCGCACGCAGTCGGGACAGCGCTCACGATTCAGACCTCGATAGGATTTCTGCTGACGATGCTTCCCATGCAGATTGTGCCGGCGCTCGCCCGCCAGGGTGGCTGGCGGTGGTCATTCGCCATTCTGTCCCTCGGCCCCGCCGCCGGGATCTGGGCGGTCAGGCGGCTTGTGCGCTCGCGACGTCCCTCCCGCTCAGCGATGCCCTCCATTGCCGGTAGCCCATGACGGACAGCACGAGGAAGACGAGATAGAGTCCCGCAGTGGGGTAAAGCGCCCTGGAGATGAACATCCCGATGTAAACGACGTCCACGGCTACCCAGACGATCCAGTTCTCGAGCAGCTTCTTCGTCATCATCCACTGGGCAACGAGGCTGGTGCTGGTGGTCAGTGAGTCGAGGTAGGGAAGTGCGGCATTCGTCGTGCGATGGAGAACGGTTCCAAGCAGAAGGGCAAAGGACACCCCGATGCACACCAGAATGACCGCGAGCTTCGGCGGGGTTCGCGATACCTTCAGCTCGGTTCGGTTTTTTCCACCGTAGAGCCATTGATACCAGCCATAAAACGAGACGATGACGTAAATCACCTGCAGGCCCATGTCAGCGTACAGCCGGGAAGCGTGAAACACGAAGGTGTATAAGCCGACATTCACGATCGCGGTCGGCCAGCTCCAGATGTTCTGCCTCACGCTGAGATACACGCTGACGACCCCGAAAAATGCCGCGACATACTCGAGCGTGTTCATATGAGATGCCTCAAATGACAGTTGGTCATCGTCCTTCGCCTTCGCTGTTCCGGATCGCCGTTTTTCTGCTCGCGCTCGGCGCGTGCGCGCGATTCCAGAAAACGCCGGAGCCGGTCAATACACCCGAGCTCCCGCTCGCCACCGATGCAGCGGCGGACTCGCTCCTGGTGGATGTGCAGCGAGTCGACAGCAGCCTGGTGGCGGAGCTGCGATACGCAACGTCGAACAATTTTACCGGAGCGCCACTTCCGGGCTACGAGGCGAATCGCGCGTATCTCAGAGACGAAGCGGCGGTCGCGATATCGCTGGCCAACGCGGACCTCCACCGCGAAGGGTTCGGACTGAAGATCTTCGACGCCTACCGTCCGGTGCGCGCAAGCGAGGCGATGGTGGCCTGGGCGCAGCGGGAGAACAGGACCAATCTGATTCGCGACGGATATATCGCGGCTCGCAGCCGGCACAATCTGGGAGTAGCAGTCGACGTGACGCTGGTGGAGCTGAGAAACGGTACCGAAATATCGATGGGAACTCCTTTCGACATGTTTTCGCCCGCATCCCACACGGCAAACGCGCGCGGCGTTATCGCGGTGAATCGAAAGCGGCTCAGGACGGTGATGGAGCGCCACGGCTTTCTCAACTACGAGAAGGAATGGTGGCATTACAGCTACGAGGTGGAGCACCCCGTCCGCTTTGATCGGGTAATCCGCTAGCCGCCGGCATCCTGCTTCCGCCCTGAAAATGAGGGAAGATTAAGGAAGAGCGGTCTCGAAGCATTATCCGCGGCCACGGTTAGCGGCCGGCTTCGGCTCCTCGGTTGAGGGGACGATCTCCTTCTGCCCGGCGGCCTTGAGATCCGCGTTGATTGCAGGCAGCGCCCCGAGCGCTGCGCCGAGCCGCGATAGCTGAGTATCCAGCTGCACCGAGAGTGTTCGAAATACCTCGCGCGTTTGATCTGTCGGTCTCGCGTCGGCGCTGGCAGCGACGCCGGCAAGTGCGGCGAGCTTGTTGTTGAGCCTGATCGGGTAGTTGAGCGGATCCTGCCCCGACTGATTCTTTACCTGGTATATCTCCGCCTCGTCAGCGGACAATTGCGCTGACAACGCGTCCGCCCTGGCGCGAAATGCCGCTTGCTGCGCGGTTGGCAACGCCGCGGCCCGGTCTGCGAGCTGCGCTTTTACGTTGCGAATTCGCCGTATTGCGTCGTTCGCCTGGGTGACCTTGTCGCGCACCGCGATGAGAAAGGCGAACTGCTCCTCGAGCAGCGCCTGTGATGCACTCGAGCGTGGATCGTTGACGACGCTGAATGTCTGCGTCTGGGCGCGTCCCGCGACAGTCACGCGAACGGAATACGTCCCGGGAACAGCGACCGGGCCCTGAGTTCCTGCTGCCCAGAAGATCATGTTCTGAAACGTCGACGCGTCGGGGTAACGAAGATTCCACGAGAAGGCGTTGAGCCCCGCCTTGTTGGAGACGCGCGGTGGGGGTGGCGTGCGCCGCGGACCGTCCTCGTCTTGCGGCGGATCCTCGCGCGCCTGGCTTTGCGTCGCACTGTCGGGCTTTCCACCGGCGCGTCTCAGGCTGTCAGCCCGCGCCGCGCGGACGCTGTCGGCGCGCACCGAGTCCGCCGCCACAGTCGCGTCCTGATTGCTCGTGAAGCTGCGTGTGACAGCTCCTTTCGAGTCGAGAAAATCCATCGTCACGACCTGTCGTGGTGACTTGAGCAAGTAATAAACCTGAGCGCCGGCCGGTGGATTCTGACCGGTTGGATGTCCGCCCGCCGCGCCCGTGGTTCCACCTCCAGAAAAGCCGGCGCGGTAGACCTTCCGCGGCTTGAAGAGGTGGGCATCCTTCGCCGCAAGAGCCGGCGTCAGCTGACGCAGCGCGGAAAGATCGTCGAGAATCCAGAACGACCGGCCGTGAGTACCGGCGATCAGATCACCCTCTCTCACGGAGAGGTCGTGAATAGGAACGATCGGCAGATTGCGGCGGAGCGACTGCCAGTTCGCGCCGTCGTCGAAGCTGACCCACACCCCGCGCTCGGTGCCGGCGTAAAGCAGTCCCGCTTTCTCCGGGTCCTCCCGAACCACACGCACGAATTCCGTTGGAGCTATGCCGTTCGTGACGAGCTTCCACGTCGCGCCGTAATCGGTCGTCTTGTAGATGTACGGGCGCATGTCGTCCATCTGATAGCGATTCGCGGCGAGATACGCGGTGCCCGGGGAAAAATGCGATGCCTCGATGATCGACATTCGCGCCCACTCGGGAATCCCCGCGGGAGTGACGTTCTTCCACGACTGCCCCGCGTTTCGCGTGACGTGCACGAGGCCGTCGTCCGATCCCGCCCAGATCACGCCGCGTGTAACCGGAGACTCCGCAATTGTGAAAACCGTGGCGTAATACTCGACAGACGTCTGATCCTTCGTTATGGAGCCACCAGACGGCCCGAGAGTCCTTGGATCGTGGCGCGTCAGATCCGGACTGATGGGGACGAAGCTCTGCCCCTCGTTCGTCGACTTGAACACGACGCTGCTGCCGATGTAGAGCGTGTTCGGATCATGCGGCGAGAGCACGATCGGGAACGTCCATTGAAAGCGATACTTTGCGTCCGCCGCATCGTGACCCATTGGATTATCCGGCCACGGGTTCACGTTGCGCTGGGTGCCGGAGCGATGATCGTACCTCGAGAGATAACCGCCATAGGAGCCGGCGTAGACGATATCCGGATTGTCGGGGCGCACCGCGATGTAGCCGCTCTCGCCTCCGCCCACGGCGTACCAGTCCGCGATGTCGATGCCCCCGCTCGCCCTGCTCGGCCCGCACAGCGTCGAATTATCCTGCTGCGCACCGCACACACGATACGGAAAATGTGTCGTCGTCGTGACGTGATAGAACTGCGCCGTAGCCTGGTCCTGCTCCGTCCACGTTCGTCCAGCATTGAACGAGACGTTCGCGCCGCCGTCGTTCGCGTTGATCATCCGCTGCGCATCGTTCGGCGCAATCCACAGATCATGATTGTCTCCGTGCGGAACCGCTATCGGACGAAATGTTCTTCCTCCGTTTGTCGAGCGGTAAAAGCCGGTGTTCAACGCGTAGACTGTCTCGGGATCCTTTGTGTCAGCGTAGATCCGCATGTAGTACCATGCGCGCTGCTGCAGATTCCGATCGGAGTTGGTGCGCGTCCAGGTTGCTCCGGCGTCTTCTGATCGAAACACTCCGCCCGAGTCTGCTTCGACGAGCGCCCAAAGCCTTCCTGCTTTGACGGGTGACGCCGTGATCCCGACTTTTCCGATCAAGCCCCGTGGCAAGCCGGGATTGCGAGTGAGCTCGGTCCAGTTCTCCCCGCCGTCGGTGGACTTGAAGATTCCACTCTGTGTCCCCCCGGACACCAGCTTCCACGGCATCCGGTAGGCGTGCCATATCGTCGCATAAATCACATCCGGATTGGCGGGGTCGAGGACGAGATCGACAGCTCCGGCCGAATCGCTGCGAAACAAAACGTTGCGCCAGGTCTTCCCGCCATCGGTTGTCTTGAAGACTCCGCGCTCCTTGTTGGGACCGTAGACGTGCCCAAGAGCCGCGACGTAAACGATTTCGGGATTGCGGGGATGAATGCGCACACGCCCGATTTGTCGCGTGTCGCCCAGACCGGCGAAGGCCCACGTCTTCCCGGCGTCTGTCGACTTGAAGACGCCGTCTCCGTGCGATACGTTGCCGCGGATTGGCGTCTCTCCCGTGCCGACGTACACGATGTCCGGATTTGATTCGCTCACCGCGATCGCACCGATTGTCCCGCCGAAGTACTTATCGGTTACGGGAGCCCACGTCATACCGGCGTCGGTGGTCTTGAACACTCCACCGCCAGTCGTGCCGAAATAGTATTCCATCGGCCGCACGGTCGAACCCGCCGCCGCGACGGATCGTCCTCCACGGAACGGGCCGATCTCGCGCCAGCGAAGCGCGGCAAACACGGTCGAGTCGTACGTTTGTCGCGCGGCAGGCCCCTGGAACGGCTTGCTAGCAGGCGGAGTTGGGGTGACCTGCGCAAATAGTTCGATCGACGCGAATGGAACGAGCAATGCAGCGAGCAGAACAGCTGCCGGGCGAATCGGGTTTGTCACGAGCAGTTTTCTCCGGGAAACGGGCCTCTGCGTGGGCAGACTATGTAGCCGCCCGCCGGCGTAATCGGCAAGTATCCGGGCCGAGCGTCACGCGAATTGCGTAAAGACAGCCCTCGAACCCCAACCAGGAGACCTGATGGCCAGCCCCCCGGACGAATCCGAATCGACGAGTGAGATGCTCGATCCCCATCGGCAGGAGGAGCGGGAGGCGGTTGCAGTCGAGCTCAGCGGCCGTCTGGCGCAGAAAGGTGTGGAGGTGGGTGCCGACGAAGATCCTGCTCAGCTCGCAGATCTGTTGAGCGCCGTCGAGGAATTCGAACGGACGGTGATCGCCGCGGGCGGGGATTTGATGGTGAACAGTCCCACTTCAACGGACCCGGAGGACGAGACGTTCGTTCTTCCGCAACGCCGCGCGGATGAGCCACTCTCGAGGTACGCGCAGCGGATCGGCGCAGCCACGAAACAGATCGGAGGTCATTCGCGCCGCTGAGGGCGTCTACTTCGCGCGCTCATTCGCGCGCTCATTCGCGCGGCTGAGGGCGCCGCTTCCAGTCGCCCGATTGGCCTCCGGTTTTTTCGAGGAGGGCAACGCTGCCTATGACCATGCCGCGGTCCATTCCCTTCGCCATGTCATAGATCGTAAGCAGCGTCGCCGCCACTGCCGTGAGCGCTTCCATCTCGACGCCGGTTTTCGCAACGGTCGATGCCGACGCAGTGACACGAACGCCGGGCAGTGACGAATCGAGCTCGAGCTCCACTGTCGCGTTCGTGAGCGCGATGGGATGGCACAGCGGGATGAGCTCCGACGTACGTTTCGCAGCCATGATGCCGGCAATTCGCGCGACGGCCATGACATCGCCTTTGGCAATCCGGTTGTCGCGGATCGCGTGGAACGTGTCTTCCGCCATCGTTATCGATCCCGAGGCGGTAGCCGCACGGATTGAGTCTGGCTTTGCGCCGACGTCTACCATCCGAGCGGCGCCGGAGTCGTCGACATGGGTGAGCCGCGTCATGACAGGCTCGTGGAAAGCTCTCTGAGGAGCCGGGCAGTAATCAGCTGCGGGTTGACGTTGCCCCCGGCTCGCTCGCGCGCACGGATAACGGCATCTGAGGCACGACTCGCTCCAAGCGCGCGGGTCTCATCAGAGTCATGAAGAGCCGCCCGCATTCGCTCCGCCACGAGCACCAGCATGGCGTCGAGAATGTCGGTGAACGACCCTCGCGCGCCCGACCCTCCAACCGACATGGCCGCCGCGTGACGGGCGGATTCGTTCTGGGCAATCGCGGCGTCGATGAGCTTTCTAGCGGCAGCAATGGAACGTCCCCGGGATTCGTCCGCGAAGAGCTGGCCCGGAGCCCCGGCAGCGAGGGAGAGACGCTCCGCAGCTGAGCGCGGTGCTCCCGACTCATCCAGCGCTGACGATACCAGCGGGTCGGCGAGCAGCGCGCGCATTGCCGACGCACCGAGACGCGGGACGCGGACGCTAACAGCGCGAGAGCGAATCGTTGGGAGCAGCGCCCCGGGCTCGCTGGACGTGAGTATCAATGTGGTTTTTGCAGAAGGCTCTTCCAGCAGCTTGAGGAACGCGTTGGCTGCAAACTCGGCACCCTCCTGCGGGACCATGCGGTCCGCGTCGCCGATAATGAAGACTTTTTTTGTCGCCATCGCCGGTGTCAACGAAGCCTGCTGAACGATCGCGCGCACCGTTGCCACGTAAATGCCGTCGCTGCCAGAAGGCGGCGCATACAGCCCGCCGTTCGCCAGCCGCTCCGCGATTGCGTCCTGATTATCGTCCACAACCGCCCTGAGATCAGGATCAGCGTCCTTGAGCCGGGGCCGCGGGAAGTACCAGTGAAGGTCGGGATGCGTGAGGTTTCGGGCGTATTCGCAGCCTCGACACTTTCCGCACGGCTTTTCGTCGGCGGCGCAGAGAAGGCGCTGCGCGAGCCAGAGGGCTAATCGCTGCTTCCCGACGCCGCGCGGTCCGTGGAAAAGCAGACTGCCCGGAAGCTTGCCGGCGTCGGCGCTCCGGGCGAGGAGCATACGGATTTCATCGTGGCCGTAGAGGTCGACTAGTGGCATGGCGAAATAATACACTAATCCCGAAAGCGTTAGATTTCAGATTCAAACGTATCTGTTCATGGCACGTTTTCTGACTGTCTTCGCGCCATCGGTGGATCGAAACGAGCGGGGATCTGATGGCTGGAGATTTGACGGGGCGAAAGGTCGCGGTACTGGCAACGGATGGAGTCGAGCAGGTCGAGCTGACCGCGCCGTGGAATGCGCTTAAAGAAGCGAGAGCGGACATTTCACTGATTTCCATCAAGAAAGGCTCGATCCAGGGCGTCATCCACAACGAGAAGGCGGACACGTTCAAGGTCAACGCTCTCGCGGGTAGCGTCAGCGGGCGCGACTACGACGCGCTGGTGATTCCCGGCGGTCTCCGAAACACGGAGGCATTGAGAGCTAACGCGGACGCGGTCAAGCTCGTGCGTGAGTTCATGGAGCTCGACAAGCCTGTAGCCGCCATCTGTCATGCACCCCGGCTGCTCGTTCAGGCGGATGCGGTGCAGGGCCGGACGCTCACGTCCGATGAGGAGCTTGCCGATGAAGTCCGCGAAGCGGGTGGATCGTGGGTGAACCGGGCAGTGCAGGTCGACCAGAAGCTCCTAACGGGGCGAAGGCCGGAGGATCTGCCGGCGTTTTGCGCGAGCCTGGTTGAGCTCCTCTCGACCGCCATCGACGAGCGGCGGCTGGACAAGATGGTGGAGCAGACCTTCCCGGCGAGCGATCCACTGCCGGGCCCGATCTCCCTCAGCTGACGGCACGCCGCCGCGGCTCGCCGGAAGGGTCTCACTTTATCCCGCAAAGTACTTGACAATCCTATCGGCTGCGCCGTAAGATATGCGTATGACATCCGTACGTCCGCTTCGTCCGCCCCCACCGCCGGAGCCGCCCGCACTTCATGTACGGGCGATGGACAACCTCGCTTTCATCCGCGACACGATGGAAGCGGCAGGATCGTTCACCGCGGTTTCCGGGTGGGGAATGGTCGCGGTCGGAGCGCTTGCTGCGATCGTTGCCGTCATTGCGGCACAGGTGCCAAC is part of the Gemmatimonadaceae bacterium genome and encodes:
- a CDS encoding glycosyl hydrolase, which gives rise to MTNPIRPAAVLLAALLVPFASIELFAQVTPTPPASKPFQGPAARQTYDSTVFAALRWREIGPFRGGRSVAAAGSTVRPMEYYFGTTGGGVFKTTDAGMTWAPVTDKYFGGTIGAIAVSESNPDIVYVGTGETPIRGNVSHGDGVFKSTDAGKTWAFAGLGDTRQIGRVRIHPRNPEIVYVAALGHVYGPNKERGVFKTTDGGKTWRNVLFRSDSAGAVDLVLDPANPDVIYATIWHAYRMPWKLVSGGTQSGIFKSTDGGENWTELTRNPGLPRGLIGKVGITASPVKAGRLWALVEADSGGVFRSEDAGATWTRTNSDRNLQQRAWYYMRIYADTKDPETVYALNTGFYRSTNGGRTFRPIAVPHGDNHDLWIAPNDAQRMINANDGGANVSFNAGRTWTEQDQATAQFYHVTTTTHFPYRVCGAQQDNSTLCGPSRASGGIDIADWYAVGGGESGYIAVRPDNPDIVYAGSYGGYLSRYDHRSGTQRNVNPWPDNPMGHDAADAKYRFQWTFPIVLSPHDPNTLYIGSSVVFKSTNEGQSFVPISPDLTRHDPRTLGPSGGSITKDQTSVEYYATVFTIAESPVTRGVIWAGSDDGLVHVTRNAGQSWKNVTPAGIPEWARMSIIEASHFSPGTAYLAANRYQMDDMRPYIYKTTDYGATWKLVTNGIAPTEFVRVVREDPEKAGLLYAGTERGVWVSFDDGANWQSLRRNLPIVPIHDLSVREGDLIAGTHGRSFWILDDLSALRQLTPALAAKDAHLFKPRKVYRAGFSGGGTTGAAGGHPTGQNPPAGAQVYYLLKSPRQVVTMDFLDSKGAVTRSFTSNQDATVAADSVRADSVRAARADSLRRAGGKPDSATQSQAREDPPQDEDGPRRTPPPPRVSNKAGLNAFSWNLRYPDASTFQNMIFWAAGTQGPVAVPGTYSVRVTVAGRAQTQTFSVVNDPRSSASQALLEEQFAFLIAVRDKVTQANDAIRRIRNVKAQLADRAAALPTAQQAAFRARADALSAQLSADEAEIYQVKNQSGQDPLNYPIRLNNKLAALAGVAASADARPTDQTREVFRTLSVQLDTQLSRLGAALGALPAINADLKAAGQKEIVPSTEEPKPAANRGRG
- the moaC gene encoding cyclic pyranopterin monophosphate synthase MoaC — protein: MTRLTHVDDSGAARMVDVGAKPDSIRAATASGSITMAEDTFHAIRDNRIAKGDVMAVARIAGIMAAKRTSELIPLCHPIALTNATVELELDSSLPGVRVTASASTVAKTGVEMEALTAVAATLLTIYDMAKGMDRGMVIGSVALLEKTGGQSGDWKRRPQPRE
- a CDS encoding AAA family ATPase, which translates into the protein MPLVDLYGHDEIRMLLARSADAGKLPGSLLFHGPRGVGKQRLALWLAQRLLCAADEKPCGKCRGCEYARNLTHPDLHWYFPRPRLKDADPDLRAVVDDNQDAIAERLANGGLYAPPSGSDGIYVATVRAIVQQASLTPAMATKKVFIIGDADRMVPQEGAEFAANAFLKLLEEPSAKTTLILTSSEPGALLPTIRSRAVSVRVPRLGASAMRALLADPLVSSALDESGAPRSAAERLSLAAGAPGQLFADESRGRSIAAARKLIDAAIAQNESARHAAAMSVGGSGARGSFTDILDAMLVLVAERMRAALHDSDETRALGASRASDAVIRARERAGGNVNPQLITARLLRELSTSLS
- a CDS encoding DJ-1/PfpI/YhbO family deglycase/protease, with amino-acid sequence MAGDLTGRKVAVLATDGVEQVELTAPWNALKEARADISLISIKKGSIQGVIHNEKADTFKVNALAGSVSGRDYDALVIPGGLRNTEALRANADAVKLVREFMELDKPVAAICHAPRLLVQADAVQGRTLTSDEELADEVREAGGSWVNRAVQVDQKLLTGRRPEDLPAFCASLVELLSTAIDERRLDKMVEQTFPASDPLPGPISLS